In one Dehalococcoidia bacterium genomic region, the following are encoded:
- a CDS encoding glycosyltransferase family 39 protein has protein sequence MAVRTAWIAYVNVHPFDGRADDTVFYYASARALADAFEYRDQFGRFSAHWPPGYALTLAAAFFTAGPHLAVAKALNVAIGAATCVLVYAIGARAFGRAAGLLAALILALLPGHAFWSTLVMTETLFTFVFLLCLYLLLTWTLDNHDARAWQLATLGLLLGYATLIRAEAVLLAPLFVLLWLAVLPRWRTPLRYGAIVCAAFAVVLGAWTVRNAVRFDDFVLLRTGAPGAVSNALDPNYLDRPARFTAPAPPLEDTLGNIARHPWEIAPLELNKLRHLYRNDHEAVDWAMHERPPMSEAEATRWRRVADVPYAVLMLAALLAAPLWLRVRERPRLVLAFGLLAWTAIEITFWPEPRYHTPVLPLLSVCAAAGVAWLAGTVINRTRRIELSPDDP, from the coding sequence GTGGCCGTACGCACGGCGTGGATCGCGTACGTCAACGTGCACCCCTTCGACGGCCGCGCCGACGACACGGTCTTCTACTACGCCTCGGCGCGCGCGCTCGCCGACGCGTTTGAGTATCGCGACCAGTTCGGCAGATTCTCGGCGCACTGGCCGCCCGGCTACGCGCTGACGCTGGCGGCGGCGTTCTTCACGGCAGGTCCGCACCTCGCCGTGGCGAAGGCGCTCAACGTCGCGATCGGGGCCGCGACGTGCGTCCTCGTGTACGCGATCGGCGCGCGCGCGTTCGGACGTGCGGCGGGCCTCCTCGCGGCACTGATCCTCGCGCTGCTGCCCGGCCACGCGTTCTGGTCGACGCTGGTCATGACGGAGACGCTCTTCACGTTCGTCTTCCTACTGTGCCTGTACCTGCTGCTAACATGGACGCTCGATAACCACGACGCGCGCGCATGGCAGCTCGCGACGCTGGGCTTGCTGCTCGGCTACGCGACGTTGATCCGCGCCGAAGCCGTCCTGCTGGCACCGCTGTTCGTGCTGTTGTGGCTCGCCGTGCTGCCCCGCTGGCGCACGCCGCTGCGATACGGCGCGATCGTGTGCGCGGCGTTCGCCGTCGTGCTCGGCGCGTGGACCGTCCGGAATGCCGTCCGATTCGACGACTTCGTGCTGCTGCGGACCGGCGCGCCCGGCGCCGTCTCAAACGCGCTCGATCCGAACTATCTCGACCGACCGGCGCGCTTCACCGCGCCCGCGCCGCCGCTTGAAGACACGCTCGGAAACATCGCACGCCACCCATGGGAGATCGCGCCGCTCGAGCTGAATAAGCTGCGTCACCTCTATCGCAACGACCACGAGGCGGTCGACTGGGCCATGCACGAGCGGCCCCCCATGAGCGAGGCGGAGGCAACGAGGTGGCGACGTGTCGCCGACGTCCCATACGCGGTGCTGATGCTCGCGGCGCTGCTGGCCGCACCGTTATGGCTCCGCGTGCGCGAACGGCCGCGGTTGGTGCTAGCGTTCGGCCTCCTCGCCTGGACGGCGATCGAGATCACGTTCTGGCCGGAGCCGCGCTACCACACGCCGGTGCTACCGCTGCTGAGCGTGTGCGCCGCGGCCGGCGTGGCGTGGTTGGCCGGCACCGTCATCAATCGCACTCGGCGTATCGAACTAAGCCCGGACGACCCCTAA
- a CDS encoding nuclear transport factor 2 family protein, translated as MDATAEANVQTVMSLYAAFEKGDVEGMLVALDPAIDWEFYGPNTIPLAGRYHGHDEVLRFIGMIGDSLDIQNFSPDVAVVASGDGVAVTGKESGLARPTGRPFESHFVHMFTLRGGKIVAAREYYDTAALVTAFTGAGD; from the coding sequence ATGGATGCGACAGCGGAAGCCAACGTCCAGACCGTCATGAGCCTGTATGCGGCGTTTGAAAAGGGCGACGTCGAAGGCATGCTCGTCGCGCTCGATCCCGCGATCGACTGGGAGTTCTACGGCCCAAACACCATCCCTCTCGCCGGCCGCTACCACGGCCACGACGAGGTGCTGCGCTTTATCGGGATGATCGGAGATTCGTTGGACATCCAGAACTTCAGCCCCGACGTCGCGGTCGTCGCCTCGGGCGATGGCGTGGCAGTCACGGGTAAGGAAAGCGGCCTCGCCCGTCCAACGGGCCGTCCATTCGAATCGCACTTCGTGCACATGTTTACGCTCCGCGGCGGCAAGATCGTCGCGGCGCGGGAGTACTACGACACGGCCGCCCTTGTCACGGCGTTCACAGGAGCGGGCGACTGA